The nucleotide window GGCGGCCTGAAAGAGGCCGAGAATCAACAAAAGACGCGGCAGAAGCTTCATGCGCTGTCCTCCCGAACGCGCTTCACGACGCACCCCTCTCGAACAGCCGCCGCAGGATCGGGCGCGCCTCGTCCAGACCCATGCCCGGCTTCAGCGCGGGATCGTAGAGCGCCTCCAGCAACATCTCGTCATGGGTAGTCAACAGGGCGAACTCCTCGTCATCGTTGAAGATCGACGGCCGCGCCCGCGGGCTGTCATTGGTCAGGCCCAGGCCTTGCGCGATTTCCTCGTGGATGCAGGCCAACCGTTGCAGGTCGGTCAATTCCGTCCGGATATAGGCCAGGGCCACGCCCAGATCGTTTTCGCTCCGGGTGCCTGCCGAGATCACGAAGCACTGGGTCGAGCGCGGCAGGTTCGTGACGATCGCCAGGTTGGACTTGGCAATCGCCGGGATCACTTCCAGCGCCCGCGCACGCGATTGTGCGGCATCGTCGTTGCTCATGAACATCACGACGAAATTGGGCGAGGCGTCGCTGACCGAAATCGGGTGTCCGGTGACCCGCGCCAGGCGGTTGGCATAGGCCGCCACCCGCGCGCGCTCGGTCGACTTGATCGCGTCCGGCACATTGCGCCCGAACTCGACGCCGATGCGCACGGGCCCGGTCCATTTCTTGATCGCCACGGGGCCGCTTTCAGATGGCAGCAGGCCCTTGTCGCGCTGATACTCCTCGAAAAACCCGATCCGGATGAAATTACGCAGAAGGTCGGTATCGGTGAAAGGCGTGTCCACGCCACCGCCGTCGCGCCGCATCAGGCCCTGGGCCACAAGGTCGTTTTCCACCCGCGTGTAGTACCGAGCCAGGTTCTGGCTGGCTTCGGAAGGGCCGTCCGGCAGCGGCGCACGCACCATCGCGTTCGGGCGCGCCTGCGGCTTGGTGGGCGGCGTCTCGGGCTCGACCGCGTCGCAGCCGACCAGCGCGAACGCACCGGCCAGCATCGCCGCGCCGAATTTGAACGGTCGGAGGTAACGCACGTTTCTACTCACTTACCCCGGAACGGAACCGCCGGCATTCTCGCCGACACTGTCACGGCGCGACTTGGCGGCGGCCAGCGTATCGCGCAGTTCCTTTTCCATGCTTTGCAGGTCTTCCTCGGCCTTGGCGCGGCGCGCCTTGCCCTCGTCGGCAATCTGCAGGCTTTCCTCGATCGTGCCGATCAGGTCCGCGTTGGCCTGCTTGACCGCCTCGATGTCGAAGACGCCGCGCTCCATCTCTTGGCGGATCGTCTTGTTGGCGTCCCGCAGGTTCTTGGCATTCGCGGTCAACAGCTCGTTGGTCAGGTCGTTGGCCTCGTGCACCGCCGCAGCGGCCTCGGCGCTGCGCTGGATGGTGACCGCCTGCGCCAACTGCGTCTCCCACAGCGGCACGGTGTTCACCAGGGTCGAGTTGATCTTGGTCACCAGGCTCTTGTCGTTCTCCTGCACCAGCCGGATAGACGGCAGCGACTGCATCGTCACCTGCCGCGTCAGCTTCAGGTCATGCACCCGGCGCTCTAGGTCGTCGCGCGCGGCGCGCAGATCGCGCAATTCCTGCGCCTTCATCACCTGATCATCCTCGGGCGCGGCATTGACCTCGGCCTCCTTGGCGGGGATGTCGTTTTCGTCCAACTCTTTCAGCTTTTCCTCGCCCGCCGCGATATAAAGCGCCAGCTCGTCGTAGAACTGCAACGTCTTTTCATACAACAGATCCAGTGACTTGATGTCCTTCAGCAGCACATGTTCATGCTTCAAAAGGTCATCGGTGATCTTGTCGATCTGGCCTTGCACGTCTTCGAACCGCGCGGTGAACTTGGCAAAAGGCGCGGCCCGACCGATCAGTTTTTCCCACCACGACCGTTCGCGCCGCACGTCCAGTTCGCTGACCGAAAAGCCGCGAATGGTCGTCACGATACCGCGCAGGCTGTCGCCGGCGGGGCCCACATCCTTGTTGCGCACGCCCTGCAGCATGGATTGAGAAATCTCCTGCAGTTCCGACTGCGCGGCCGAGCCGAACGAGACGATCGAATTCGTATCGCTCATGTCGATCTCGTCCATCCGCTGCCGGATCTCGTTGCCGAGGGCCGGCTCGGCGTCTGCCAGCGGCACCACCGCTCCGGCCTCTTTCGGCTCGGGCAGGACCACGCGGTTCACCTCTTCCACCTCGGCCAGAGCGGCTTCGGCCTTCGTGCGTACGTCTTCTGACATCGTCAATGTCCTTCCTCAAATTCTCGGGTGTTGCCTAAACGGATGCCCTCGCGCGCCAGGCGATCGCGCAGGACTTCGATCTCGATTTCCAGGTCGCTATTGTCGTCGGCCAGCAGGGTCTTGGTCTTCGCCTCAAAATTCGTCTCCAGGTCGCCCAGCAGATCCAGGTAATCCGCCCGCGCCTTCTCATCCCGCGACCGCGCGTAGATATCGGCGAACTTCACCGTCGCGTCTCTCGCTCCCATCAGGTAGACGCCAAGGTATTTCCGCGTCGCCGTCAGGTCGCGCGGGTCGTTCTCCACCGTACGCAGCATGTTGCGCACGCTTGCCTGGAACCGCTCCAGCCTGGCTTCGGCCTTGCGGTCGCCCGCCCGCGTGATCGCATCCGACATGGCCCGCAGATAGGTTTCGGCCTGGTCGACCACACGGGCCACGCGATCAGTCTGCATCTTGTCGATACCTTCGATGCCCTTGTCGCGCATCGGGTCCAGCCCGAAGGAAAAGACGTGAAGCCCCGTGGTCACCGCACCGAAGATCACCGGCGCCACGAGCCCCGGCTCGACCTTGTAGGCCGCCACGGCGATCCCCAGCCCCGCCAGAACCGACGAAAAGAGCTTGCGCGGAATGCCCGGACTGCGCGCCACCTTGCGCGTGTTATACGCGGCCTCCGCCTTCAGCCCGTCGCGCAGCAACCAGGCGGACAGCGCAAGGATCCCGGCAGATGCCACTCCCAGCGCCAGGCCGGTCGCACCCGAGGTGATCGACGTGAACAGCACCAGGACCGCGGGTAGAAACATCAGGTTGGCGCGCGCGCCCGCGGGCTCCACCGTGGCGCCGCGGTAGGAGGAGGTATCGCCAGAGCCGGTTACCCTCTCGCCGCCGCCATCCGGGCTGTATTTTCCGCCGAACTTGCGTGCCATGCCGGTCACAATCCCCCGATCAGGCCGCTGGTGACGCCCATCATCAATATGAACAAGGCCGCATAGGCGATTTTCTGCACGTTCGTTCCCCTTGTCGTTATGGCGATATCCCGCCCGACGGATCCTGCGTCCCGCGCCGCACGTGCCATCGCCGCCATCGCCACCGCGGCCAACGCGACAATCGCAAGCGTTACCAACAACAGCATGAAAAGGCGCGCCATGCCGTACCATCTCCCGCGTTTGGCCTACCAACACTCCCGGGAAACTTAGGTTAACGGTACTGGGGTTGCTAGGGGAAACATCACGCAACCTCCCCCCGGCGCGGCGGTGCCGCCGGAATGGACGCCTTGCGCGCCATCGCCTAAGCTTCTTTCGCAAAGGGAAAGGCCCTGCCTCGCGATGATATCGGTTCGTCTACGCCTGCTGATCCTGGCATTGCTGCCGCTGGTGGTTCTGCTGCCGCTTCTGCTGTGGCTGGCGGTCAGCCGCTGGGCCGCGAACTACGACAACCTGTTGATCGCCAACGTCGAAAGCGACCTGCGGATCGCCGAACAATACCTGGACCAGATCCTCACCACCACCGGCGGCGGCGTCGCCGCGCTGGCGCGCTCCACAAGGTTTCGCGACGCCACCAGCCGCTCCGAGGACCAGATGCAAAGCTTTCTCGACACCGAACGTAAGGCGCTTGGCCTGGATTTCCTCTATTTCCTGCCGATGTCCGAGGCGGACGAGGCTGCGCGGGACTGGCCGGTCATCGCCGCGGCCACGCGCGGCGACAGCGCAACCGAGATCGACATCTTTTCCAGCACCGATCTTTTCGCCATAGACCCCACGCTCGAGGACCGCGCCCGCCTGCCGCTGATCGAAACCGAGGCAGCAGTCCCGACCGACCGGATGATCGAAGATCGCGGCATGGTCGTGCATACGGCCACAGACGTCCCCGCCCCCGGGCGCGCGGGGGTCCTGGTCGGGGGCATCCTGCTCAACCGCAACCTCGATTTCATCGACACGATCAATGCGCTGGTCTACCAGGCCGAAAGCGGCGCCAAGGCCGACAGGCAAGGCACCGCGACGCTGTTTCTCGAAGACGTGCGCGTTTCCACCAACGTCCGGCTGTTCGAGGGCGAGCGCGCGCTGGGCACACGCGTCTCGGCCGTCGTACGCAATCGCGTGCTGGGCGAAGGGCGCACCTGGCTCGACCGGGCCTTTGTCGTCAACGACTGGTACATCTCGGGCTACCTGCCGCTGACCGACAGTTTCGGCAATCGCGTCGGAATGCTCTATGTCGGTTTCCTCGAAGCGCCCTTCGTGGCCGCCAAGCGCAGCGCCTACATCCTCGTCTTCACGGCGTTCGGCGGCATTCTGTTGCTGACCATACCGCTTTTTCTTCGGATGGCGGGCGGAATCTTCTCTCCGTTGGAACGCATGAACGACACGATCAAGCAGGTCGAGAACGGCCAGTTGGACGCCCGCATCGGCGCCGTCGACAACCGCGACGAAATCGGCCAGGTGGCGGCGCATCTGGACGAGTTGCTGGATCAGGTCCAGGCCCGCGACCGTGCCCTGCGCTCATGGGCGGACGAGTTGAACACCCGCGTCGAAGATCGCACCTCGGAACTGCGCCAGGCCAACGCTAAGCTGGAAAGCACCTACCAACAGCTGGTGATGAGCGAGAAACTGGCCTCGATCGGTGAAATCACCGCCGGGGTGGCCCATGAAATCAACAACCCCGTCGCGGTCATCCAGGGCAATCTCGACGTGATCCGCGAAACCCTGGGCGAGGCCGCCACCCCGCTGATGACCGAACTTAACCTGATCGACCGGCAGATCGGCCGCATTAACGCCATCGTCGGCAAGCTGCTGCAATTCGCGCGCCCCAGCGAGTTCAACGCCTTTTCAGAGCATGTGGACGTTGCCACCGTCCTGGACGACTGCCTGGTACTGGTGGACCACGTGATCACCCGCGCCGAGGTTACGGTGAAGACCGAACGCGCGCCGGAAACTCCGGCAGTCCAAATCAATCCCGGAGAGTTGCAGCAGGTGATCATCAATCTTGTCGTGAACGCGGTCCAGGCGATGAACAGCGCGGGCGAACTCTCGATCTCTGTGCACCCCGCAGAGCGCGACGGGCAGAACGGCACCGCGCTGGTTGTCGCCGACACCGGCCCCGGCATCGCCCGCGAAAGGCTCAATACGGTGTTCGAC belongs to Roseovarius sp. THAF27 and includes:
- a CDS encoding DUF2927 domain-containing protein, yielding MRYLRPFKFGAAMLAGAFALVGCDAVEPETPPTKPQARPNAMVRAPLPDGPSEASQNLARYYTRVENDLVAQGLMRRDGGGVDTPFTDTDLLRNFIRIGFFEEYQRDKGLLPSESGPVAIKKWTGPVRIGVEFGRNVPDAIKSTERARVAAYANRLARVTGHPISVSDASPNFVVMFMSNDDAAQSRARALEVIPAIAKSNLAIVTNLPRSTQCFVISAGTRSENDLGVALAYIRTELTDLQRLACIHEEIAQGLGLTNDSPRARPSIFNDDEEFALLTTHDEMLLEALYDPALKPGMGLDEARPILRRLFERGAS
- a CDS encoding toxic anion resistance protein, with product MSEDVRTKAEAALAEVEEVNRVVLPEPKEAGAVVPLADAEPALGNEIRQRMDEIDMSDTNSIVSFGSAAQSELQEISQSMLQGVRNKDVGPAGDSLRGIVTTIRGFSVSELDVRRERSWWEKLIGRAAPFAKFTARFEDVQGQIDKITDDLLKHEHVLLKDIKSLDLLYEKTLQFYDELALYIAAGEEKLKELDENDIPAKEAEVNAAPEDDQVMKAQELRDLRAARDDLERRVHDLKLTRQVTMQSLPSIRLVQENDKSLVTKINSTLVNTVPLWETQLAQAVTIQRSAEAAAAVHEANDLTNELLTANAKNLRDANKTIRQEMERGVFDIEAVKQANADLIGTIEESLQIADEGKARRAKAEEDLQSMEKELRDTLAAAKSRRDSVGENAGGSVPG
- a CDS encoding 5-bromo-4-chloroindolyl phosphate hydrolysis family protein, yielding MARKFGGKYSPDGGGERVTGSGDTSSYRGATVEPAGARANLMFLPAVLVLFTSITSGATGLALGVASAGILALSAWLLRDGLKAEAAYNTRKVARSPGIPRKLFSSVLAGLGIAVAAYKVEPGLVAPVIFGAVTTGLHVFSFGLDPMRDKGIEGIDKMQTDRVARVVDQAETYLRAMSDAITRAGDRKAEARLERFQASVRNMLRTVENDPRDLTATRKYLGVYLMGARDATVKFADIYARSRDEKARADYLDLLGDLETNFEAKTKTLLADDNSDLEIEIEVLRDRLAREGIRLGNTREFEEGH
- a CDS encoding cache domain-containing protein; the protein is MISVRLRLLILALLPLVVLLPLLLWLAVSRWAANYDNLLIANVESDLRIAEQYLDQILTTTGGGVAALARSTRFRDATSRSEDQMQSFLDTERKALGLDFLYFLPMSEADEAARDWPVIAAATRGDSATEIDIFSSTDLFAIDPTLEDRARLPLIETEAAVPTDRMIEDRGMVVHTATDVPAPGRAGVLVGGILLNRNLDFIDTINALVYQAESGAKADRQGTATLFLEDVRVSTNVRLFEGERALGTRVSAVVRNRVLGEGRTWLDRAFVVNDWYISGYLPLTDSFGNRVGMLYVGFLEAPFVAAKRSAYILVFTAFGGILLLTIPLFLRMAGGIFSPLERMNDTIKQVENGQLDARIGAVDNRDEIGQVAAHLDELLDQVQARDRALRSWADELNTRVEDRTSELRQANAKLESTYQQLVMSEKLASIGEITAGVAHEINNPVAVIQGNLDVIRETLGEAATPLMTELNLIDRQIGRINAIVGKLLQFARPSEFNAFSEHVDVATVLDDCLVLVDHVITRAEVTVKTERAPETPAVQINPGELQQVIINLVVNAVQAMNSAGELSISVHPAERDGQNGTALVVADTGPGIARERLNTVFDPFYTTKPGEGTGLGLSVSQTLIRQAGGIITVRNRAEGGAEFTVWLPEHNDQLSAA